A window of the Planococcus citri chromosome 4, ihPlaCitr1.1, whole genome shotgun sequence genome harbors these coding sequences:
- the LOC135843643 gene encoding cytokine receptor-like, which translates to MFTMRLRSISNFWWLFMKLSLAIGLTNCVSSSNQKSVAGKGMISAPCMLPADPEAEADILLEIGTPLEILCTLELKDTHSWNRTSKDIRFKEGDRMVDNEHVTLVNSTTARLYVENLPISVKKKIFYCMLSWSDSAKGGNLTPNATDTSSKTSLVNEPETRMEQLICSNSVLIGSKPKKVVNFKCLGYNWEALDCWWHEPSNGVKTDYSIHYSIPKEAGSGKGQVYGCPTDQNEPGHCRWTKNTSSPYRENFEFVDFYINGNNKFGNATQMSRWHHYAHVVLARPSNLTSLKVTPHSVYLQWHISSWNMSSIDLLYRVKYKQPSSKHWNVIYFHSKDVEKEDGVVKVNITGIKYPNMEYKFFVYVKLSLSKKNPWSKAASLLAKTSPCAPYRSPKTDTGGFEIYAERSNVRNMMIYWKQIPAEEYNGNNFEYQITVFENNVKVDIKPTSMNNFSAKFSNLSFNAYTFYITAVNEIGSAPRSSIVHVPSKHDVLRTPIMDDLIRFGDNVSEITVLSDLLDVEFHYYQITVTNFTLFWCKSYHGDPSPCTNFFNWTHLPVDIILHNYAFKYNFTNEQDIGYQFAVSTNSLNSSSGMEWILCTGIYNQVNKIQNVWIGKVGSFFVDIRWQLECANRVKGFRGYKISYYAINDNHQQDFEYYASTIVLNVEIKGLLPNTTYKFSVAIFTDELLGPWSEWVYARTQNLS; encoded by the coding sequence ATGTTTACCATGAGACTACGGTcaattagcaatttttggtggCTTTTCATGAAACTCAGCCTGGCTATTGGATTGACCAACTGTGTTTCGAGCTCGAATCAGAAATCTGTCGCAGGTAAAGGAATGATCTCAGCACCGTGCATGCTTCCAGCAGATCCAGAGGCAGAAGCAGATATACTTTTAGAGATCGGAACGCCTCTAGAGATCCTTTGTACACTGGAATTGAAGGACACCCACTCCTGGAATCGTACCTCTAAAGACATAAGATTCAAAGAAGGAGATCGTATGGTTGACAACGAACACGTAACATTGGTAAATTCGACAACAGCCAGATTGTACGTGGAAAATTTACCTATTAGTGTCAAAAAGAAGATTTTTTATTGCATGCTGAGCTGGAGCGACAGCGCCAAGGGTGGTAATCTGACACCTAACGCAACCGACACTAGCTCAAAAACATCATTGGTCAATGAGCCTGAAACTCGAATGGAACAACTAATCTGTTCAAATTCTGTACTGATCGGTAGTAAACcaaaaaaagtagtaaattttaaatgtcTCGGCTACAATTGGGAAGCGTTGGATTGCTGGTGGCACGAGCCTAGTAACGGAGTTAAAACAGATTATTCGATACATTATTCCATTCCCAAAGAAGCTGGTAGTGGTAAAGGTCAAGTATATGGTTGTCCAACTGATCAGAATGAACCTGGTCACTGTCGGTGGACTAAGAACACGTCTTCTCCTTATagagaaaatttcgagttcGTGGATTTTTACATTAATGGCAATAATAAATTTGGAAACGCTACCCAAATGTCCAGATGGCATCATTATGCTCACGTTGTTCTCGCGCGACCAAGTAATTTGACATCTTTGAAAGTAACACCTCATAGCGTTTATCTGCAATGGCACATTAGTTCTTGGAATATGTCCAGTATAGATTTGCTTTATCGAGTCAAATATAAGCAGCCTTCCTCGAAGCATTGGAATGTAATCTACTTTCACTCAAAAGACGTAGAGAAAGAAGATGGTGTCGTAAAAGTCAATATAACCGGCATAAAATACCCGAATATGGAGTATAAGTTCTTTGTATACGTAAAATTATccttatccaaaaaaaatccttgGTCTAAAGCAGCTTCTTTGCTGGCGAAAACCAGCCCATGCGCACCCTACCGGTCACCTAAAACTGATACAGGtggatttgaaatttatgcTGAACGATCAAATGTCAGAAACATGATGATTTATTGGAAGCAAATTCCCGCCGAAGAATACAATGGTAATAATTTCGAGTACCAGATAACTGTGTTTGAAAACAATGTCAAAGTCGATATTAAACCTACttcaatgaataatttttctgccAAATTCTCTAATCTCTCGTTCAACGCTTATACATTTTATATCACTGCAGTAAACGAGATTGGCTCAGCTCCTCGATCTTCCATCGTGCATGTACCCTCAAAACACGACGTCTTGCGTACGCCCATCATGGATGATTTGATACGTTTTGGAGACAATGTTTCCGAAATTACAGTATTATCAGATTTACTAGACGTAGAATTTCATTATTACCAAATCACAGTCACCAATTTCACATTATTCTGGTGCAAAAGTTATCACGGTGATCCAAGTCCTTGTACTAACTTCTTCAACTGGACCCATCTACCAGTTGATATAATCTTGCATAACTATGCTTTCAAGTATAACTTTACCAACGAGCAGGACATTGGTTATCAATTCGCTGTTAGTACGAATTCACTCAACTCTAGCAGCGGCATGGAATGGATTCTATGCACTGGTATTTACAACcaggtaaataaaattcaaaatgtttggaTTGGGAAGGTTGGTTCGTTTTTTGTAGACATACGATGGCAGTTAGAATGCGCTAATCGTGTTAAAGGTTTTCGAGGCTATAAAATATCATATTATGCGATCAATGACAATCACCAGCAAGACTTTGAATATTATGCGAGTACAATCGttctaaatgttgaaattaaaggTTTACTGCCAAATACCACTTACAAGTTTTCTGTGGCTATTTTCACAGATGAATTATTAGGACCTTGGAGTGAATGGGTGTACGCACGTACACAGAACCTATCATAG